Proteins encoded by one window of Thermodesulfobium sp. 4217-1:
- a CDS encoding adenylate kinase codes for MRLVFLGAPGAGKGTQAKRLVDQLKIPQISTGDMLRKAVSDGTSLGKEAKSYMDKGELVPDSVVIGLIKERIQEGDTENGFILDGFPRNVSQAKELDSLLGDLGKPLDVALVLDVPLDDLMKRLTGRRTCKACGQMYNVYFSPPKVEGKCDVCGGELYQRADDNEETIKKRLDVYQSSTEPLIDYYKNKGILKVVQGTGDIDAIYRKILVQLNPAV; via the coding sequence ATGAGATTGGTATTTTTAGGTGCACCAGGGGCAGGAAAAGGAACACAGGCAAAGAGATTGGTAGATCAGCTTAAGATACCTCAGATTTCTACAGGAGATATGTTGAGAAAAGCAGTATCAGATGGCACTTCGCTCGGCAAGGAAGCAAAAAGCTATATGGATAAGGGTGAGCTCGTTCCAGACAGCGTAGTAATTGGACTTATCAAGGAAAGAATTCAAGAGGGAGACACAGAAAACGGTTTTATCTTAGACGGTTTCCCGAGGAACGTTTCTCAGGCAAAGGAATTGGACTCTCTTCTTGGCGATTTAGGCAAGCCTCTTGACGTGGCTCTCGTATTAGATGTTCCGCTTGACGATCTTATGAAGCGTTTGACAGGAAGACGAACGTGTAAAGCATGCGGTCAGATGTATAACGTGTATTTTTCTCCACCCAAAGTTGAGGGCAAGTGTGATGTTTGTGGCGGGGAGCTATATCAGCGTGCAGATGACAACGAAGAGACTATAAAGAAAAGGCTTGATGTGTATCAGAGCTCAACCGAACCATTGATTGACTATTACAAGAACAAGGGCATATTAAAGGTTGTTCAGGGTACTGGCGATATTGATGCAATCTATAGGAAAATTCTTGTTCAACTTAATCCAGCTGTTTAA